From the Lysobacter sp. FW306-1B-D06B genome, one window contains:
- a CDS encoding PA domain-containing protein: MRKQLLACALAMTGAFAFANADAAQLVLLNGDAGTGLGLDDPTPATPIGLNPGTTVGQQRQIVYRFAMDLWGSVLKSDVPIKVGASFQRLNCTATGATLGSAGANWIDRDFPNAPRPGIWYHSALADSLAGVDLDPVPDDPADIVSRFNGDLGKPDCLAGTTWYYGLDGKTPAGGINFLNVVMHEIGHGLGFQGFLDKFTGNFGDFDGTGPRSDIYTQNAFDNVLNIGFNDPASTPAQRAEVMKTSGRLVWSGNRVKNEAALVLDNRQYFTVTAPAGIAGRYLYGTASFGPVASPANFTGQVVLGQDEANAAGPTTGDACTALTNAAAVAGKFVLVDRGTCGFVIKAANVQAAGGIGMVVADNVAGSPPPDLGGTDPNITIPALRITQADGVTFKANLPVSVTFQVDPVLLQGADDKGRTRLYAPAVVAGGSTFSHYDTALSPNALMEPFDTPTVQAQYNVDLSPALYRDMGWKVNSGEAKIGKCNTTVDLLEPGGFIVGANVQAWNNLCKVTNKNPGKYVQCMVDLQQRLRAAKLIHPLQGAVIMLCTATNLK, encoded by the coding sequence ATGAGAAAGCAACTTCTCGCCTGCGCGCTGGCCATGACCGGTGCATTCGCCTTCGCCAACGCCGACGCCGCGCAGCTGGTGCTGCTCAACGGCGATGCCGGAACGGGCCTGGGCCTGGACGATCCCACGCCGGCCACGCCGATCGGCCTCAACCCCGGCACGACGGTCGGCCAGCAGCGCCAGATCGTCTACCGCTTCGCGATGGACCTGTGGGGTTCGGTGCTCAAGAGCGACGTGCCGATCAAGGTCGGTGCGTCCTTCCAGCGCCTGAACTGCACCGCGACCGGCGCCACGCTCGGTTCGGCCGGTGCGAACTGGATCGACCGCGACTTCCCGAACGCGCCGCGTCCGGGCATCTGGTACCACTCCGCGCTCGCCGACTCGCTGGCCGGCGTCGACCTGGATCCGGTTCCCGATGATCCGGCCGACATCGTCTCGCGCTTCAACGGCGACCTCGGCAAGCCCGACTGCCTGGCCGGCACGACCTGGTACTACGGCCTGGACGGCAAGACGCCGGCCGGCGGCATCAACTTCCTCAACGTGGTGATGCACGAGATCGGCCACGGCCTGGGCTTCCAGGGCTTCCTGGACAAGTTCACCGGCAACTTCGGCGACTTCGACGGCACCGGCCCGCGTTCGGACATCTACACACAGAACGCATTCGACAACGTGCTCAACATCGGCTTCAACGATCCGGCCAGCACGCCGGCGCAGCGCGCCGAAGTGATGAAGACCTCCGGACGGTTGGTGTGGTCGGGCAATCGCGTGAAGAACGAAGCGGCGCTCGTGCTCGACAACCGCCAGTACTTCACCGTGACCGCGCCCGCGGGCATCGCCGGACGCTACCTGTACGGCACGGCGAGCTTCGGCCCGGTGGCATCGCCGGCGAACTTCACCGGCCAGGTCGTGCTCGGACAGGACGAGGCCAATGCGGCGGGCCCGACGACGGGTGACGCCTGCACGGCGCTGACCAACGCCGCGGCGGTGGCCGGCAAGTTCGTGCTGGTCGATCGCGGCACCTGCGGCTTCGTGATCAAGGCCGCGAACGTGCAGGCCGCGGGCGGCATCGGCATGGTGGTGGCGGACAACGTCGCCGGCTCGCCGCCGCCGGATCTGGGCGGTACCGATCCGAACATCACCATCCCGGCACTGCGCATCACCCAGGCCGACGGCGTCACCTTCAAGGCGAACCTGCCGGTGAGCGTGACGTTCCAGGTCGATCCGGTGCTGCTGCAGGGCGCCGACGACAAGGGCCGCACGCGTCTGTACGCACCGGCGGTGGTGGCCGGCGGTTCGACGTTCTCGCACTACGACACCGCGCTGTCGCCGAACGCGCTGATGGAGCCGTTCGACACGCCGACGGTGCAGGCGCAGTACAACGTCGACCTCAGCCCGGCGCTGTACCGCGACATGGGCTGGAAGGTGAACTCGGGCGAAGCGAAGATCGGCAAGTGCAACACCACGGTCGATCTGCTGGAGCCGGGTGGCTTCATCGTCGGCGCCAACGTGCAGGCCTGGAACAACCTGTGCAAGGTGACCAACAAGAACCCGGGCAAGTACGTGCAGTGCATGGTCGATCTGCAGCAGCGCCTGCGCGCCGCGAAGCTGATCCATCCGCTGCAGGGTGCGGTGATCATGTTGTGCACGGCGACGAACCTGAAGTAA